A part of Rhipicephalus microplus isolate Deutch F79 chromosome 8, USDA_Rmic, whole genome shotgun sequence genomic DNA contains:
- the LOC142768537 gene encoding uncharacterized protein LOC142768537 has translation MTYVDALCLHLSRVPQHDLGRLDEQGLPSLPRLGDKTVPQAVISVRVLIQSMTDMYARLHFAAHLYSILAHMGVIRPWALYLVGQVKDRSDVVGDILKKMRRNNVFGAFTKAAENVHCSCLLVADDGGGQDYKPHLLATWRTKPFIAVHESPEGQSPSLASALRQVFGPHLESFRCGVYQHLMSAHAVVARLFPWCRCQLPCMENEETLVFILACDLIPTKTVAFDGLAFLLKPLHQVKHQTIDHRSQESS, from the exons ATGACGTACGTGGATGCACTGTGCTTGCACCTTTCGAGGGTGCCGCAACACGACCTGGGACGCCTGGACGAGCAGGGTCTCCCTAGCCTTCCAAGGCTCGGCGACAAAACTGTACCACAGGCCGTCATCTCTGTTCGTGTCCTTATACAATCCATGACAGATATGTACGCGCGTCTGCACTTCGCAGCCCACTTGTACAGCATTCTGGCCCATATGGGCGTCATACGGCCCTGGGCGCTCTATCTCGTGGGCCAGGTAAAGGACCGCAGTGACGTCGTCGGCGACATCCTGAAGAAAATGCGGCGCAACAATGTCTTCGGCGCGTTCACAAAGGCGGCGGAAAACGTCCATTGCAGTTGCCTGCTTGTCGCCGATGACGGAGGAGGCCAAGACTACAAGCCTCACTTGTTGGCCACCTGGCGTACAAAGCCTTTCATAGCGGTTCACGAATCGCCCGAGGGACAATCACCGTCGCTCGCAAGCGCCCTCCGACAGGTATTCGGCCCACATCTGGAATCCTTCCGTTGCGGCGTTTACCAACACCTGATGTCGGCGCATGCTGTGGTCGCCCGGTTGTTCCCGTGGTGCCGTTGCCAGCTCCCGTGCATGGAGAACGAGGAAACGCTTGTCTTCATTTTGGCCTGCGATCTTATTCC CACCAAGACAGTGGCCTTCGATGGACTAGCGTTTTTGCTAAAACCACTCCACCAAGTAAAACACCAGACCATCGATCATCGAAGCCAAGAAAGCTCCTGA